A single genomic interval of Adhaeribacter pallidiroseus harbors:
- the porM gene encoding type IX secretion system motor protein PorM/GldM, whose amino-acid sequence MAGAKESPRQKLIGMMYLVLTALLALQVSSAIILKFKFLDDSLMTVNNKTKADNDGVRKSIETTVAKGGNRPNDKKVLDQASEVRAQTTEVINYVEGLRTELIRRAGGMEGETYKDPSAEDAVATYMIGANKGKGKAYELKDRLNKYANAMRVYNPSIPQLAVDAKDDPVAKKDRIQRSKDFAELNFEATPLTAALAVLAQKETEILKYEADILQTLAGKVGADIIKFDKIFGNYSAASNTVAAGTKYSAEMFIAATSSAIAPRMFFEGRPVKVENGRGKVEFVASAGAYDKDGNAKKSWKGQIKMTQNGRDTTFQVSGEYVVAKPVMSIQSASVQALYLNCGNKLDVQVPALGALYDPAFSASGAQVSKGTKKGEVMVLPTARQVTLNVSSGGAAIGNQTFQVRPVPRPDIVCLANGRPVDEKRGLPAPGPRQISVEAIAEESFKNMLPQDARFRVTEFEVTLARGKNIVQEQSFSSKTANITSMAAQARPGDRLIVTVKDLKRANYKDQFEDVPVGSKSFVIALN is encoded by the coding sequence ATGGCTGGAGCAAAAGAATCCCCAAGGCAGAAACTTATTGGAATGATGTACTTGGTACTTACAGCGCTGCTAGCGTTACAGGTAAGTTCTGCGATCATCTTAAAATTTAAATTTCTAGACGACAGTTTGATGACGGTTAATAACAAAACCAAAGCAGACAATGATGGAGTCCGGAAATCAATTGAAACTACCGTAGCGAAAGGCGGTAACCGTCCCAATGATAAAAAAGTACTAGACCAAGCTTCTGAAGTACGGGCCCAAACTACTGAAGTTATTAATTATGTAGAAGGCTTACGTACCGAATTGATTAGAAGAGCTGGTGGTATGGAAGGAGAAACTTATAAAGATCCTAGTGCAGAAGATGCCGTAGCTACTTATATGATTGGAGCTAATAAGGGTAAAGGTAAAGCGTACGAGTTAAAAGACCGCTTAAACAAGTATGCGAATGCTATGCGGGTATATAACCCTAGCATTCCGCAACTAGCAGTTGATGCAAAAGATGATCCAGTTGCAAAAAAAGATCGGATTCAACGGAGCAAAGACTTTGCAGAGCTTAACTTTGAAGCTACTCCATTAACAGCAGCTTTAGCAGTGTTAGCTCAGAAAGAAACGGAAATTTTAAAATACGAAGCTGATATCTTACAAACTTTAGCCGGTAAAGTAGGAGCAGATATTATTAAATTCGATAAAATATTTGGTAACTATAGTGCTGCCTCAAATACAGTAGCAGCTGGTACAAAATATTCTGCCGAAATGTTTATCGCTGCTACTTCTAGTGCTATCGCTCCCCGTATGTTCTTTGAAGGCCGACCAGTTAAAGTAGAGAATGGTCGTGGTAAAGTAGAGTTTGTTGCTTCTGCTGGTGCTTACGATAAAGATGGTAATGCGAAGAAGTCTTGGAAAGGTCAGATTAAAATGACTCAGAATGGCCGGGACACTACATTCCAAGTTTCTGGAGAATATGTTGTAGCGAAGCCTGTAATGTCTATTCAATCTGCTTCGGTACAAGCCTTGTATTTGAACTGCGGTAATAAATTAGATGTTCAAGTACCGGCATTAGGTGCCTTATATGATCCTGCATTCTCCGCTTCTGGAGCACAGGTTTCTAAAGGAACGAAAAAAGGTGAGGTAATGGTTTTACCGACTGCTCGCCAAGTAACATTAAATGTAAGCAGTGGTGGAGCAGCAATTGGTAATCAAACTTTCCAAGTACGCCCAGTTCCTCGCCCAGATATTGTTTGCTTAGCAAATGGTCGTCCGGTAGATGAGAAAAGAGGTTTACCGGCTCCTGGTCCGAGACAGATATCGGTAGAGGCAATTGCTGAAGAAAGTTTTAAAAACATGTTGCCACAGGATGCTCGCTTCCGGGTAACAGAATTTGAAGTAACTTTAGCTCGCGGAAAAAATATTGTTCAAGAACAATCGTTTAGTAGTAAAACTGCCAACATCACTTCGATGGCAGCTCAGGCTAGACCTGGTGACCGACTGATTGTAACAGTAAAAGATTTGAAGCGTGCTAATTACAAAGATCAGTTCGAGGATGTGCCGGTTGGTAGTAAATCATTCGTTATAGCATTAAATTAA
- a CDS encoding uroporphyrinogen-III synthase encodes MAESKEKPGTDKHAVKIKSILVTQPKPTNDNSPYLTLAQKYGIKVDFREFIQVEPVPYKEFRKDKVNILEHTAVIFTSRNAVDHFFRICAESKIEMPAEMKYFCISEQTAYYLQKYIVLRKRKLFTGEKTATDLFDVIKKHKNEKFLYPCSNIRKDDIPEFMRANNFNFTEAVIYKTVAADLSDLAEVKYDCIAFFSPSGIHSLFVNFPDFKQNNTRIAAFGPTTAQAVLDANLELDIVAPMPNAPSMTGAIELYIQKQAGKK; translated from the coding sequence ATGGCCGAGAGTAAAGAAAAGCCGGGTACTGATAAACACGCCGTTAAAATCAAGAGTATTTTAGTTACCCAGCCTAAACCAACTAACGATAATTCTCCTTATTTAACACTCGCCCAAAAGTATGGTATTAAGGTGGATTTTCGGGAGTTTATTCAGGTAGAGCCAGTACCTTATAAAGAATTCCGGAAAGATAAGGTTAACATTCTGGAGCATACGGCAGTTATCTTTACTAGTCGTAATGCCGTAGACCATTTCTTTCGGATTTGTGCGGAAAGTAAGATTGAGATGCCTGCTGAGATGAAATATTTTTGTATATCGGAGCAAACTGCGTATTACTTGCAAAAATACATTGTGCTACGTAAGCGAAAGTTATTTACTGGTGAAAAAACTGCTACCGATCTATTTGATGTTATAAAAAAACATAAAAACGAGAAGTTTCTATATCCTTGCTCCAACATCCGCAAAGATGACATTCCGGAATTCATGCGGGCTAATAATTTTAATTTTACGGAAGCTGTAATCTATAAAACGGTGGCAGCTGACTTATCTGATTTAGCTGAGGTAAAGTACGACTGTATTGCTTTCTTTAGTCCTTCGGGTATCCATTCTTTGTTTGTAAATTTCCCCGATTTTAAGCAGAATAATACCCGTATTGCTGCTTTTGGACCCACAACCGCGCAAGCTGTTTTAGACGCTAACCTGGAATTAGACATTGTTGCTCCTATGCCTAATGCTCCTTCCATGACCGGAGCCATTGAATTATACATTCAGAAACAAGCCGGGAAAAAGTAA
- a CDS encoding PorP/SprF family type IX secretion system membrane protein — MRKYFYVLTVFLIVQVSAFAQQQPQFSHYSFNGMYLSPAYAGITDKTEVNMLYRYQWVGYQGSFDSGGAPKTGLISISLPVRFLGGGIGIYATNDRLGVTESTSASLAYSAHFKIGTGKLGVGVQGNLTNIKKGEYRPNEPGDPSVPENSSDSKYDIGAGLWYQSSKLYIGGGINNLLQSKYRFEDSAQTRTSGFGLFTARNHAFLTAGYYLAVSPTVTIVPTAIVKYDLNKLSVEAGGRAVLNEKYYAGVGYRHQEAVTAMAGMYLTRNNALQLGYAFDLTTFNPEAKALTSHELILSYSISRPANIIKPIIRTPRYSF; from the coding sequence ATGAGGAAATATTTCTACGTATTAACTGTTTTTTTAATTGTTCAGGTAAGCGCTTTTGCTCAGCAACAGCCCCAATTTAGTCATTATAGCTTTAACGGGATGTATTTAAGCCCTGCTTATGCTGGTATTACAGATAAAACGGAGGTAAATATGTTATATCGCTATCAATGGGTCGGTTACCAAGGCAGTTTTGATAGCGGGGGAGCTCCTAAAACTGGATTAATTTCTATTTCTTTACCTGTTCGGTTTTTAGGCGGTGGAATTGGAATTTATGCGACTAATGATCGGTTAGGTGTTACAGAATCTACTAGTGCATCCTTGGCTTACTCTGCTCATTTCAAAATTGGTACAGGTAAATTGGGAGTAGGCGTTCAAGGAAATTTAACAAATATAAAAAAAGGTGAGTATCGACCGAACGAACCAGGTGATCCTAGTGTTCCGGAGAACAGTTCAGATAGTAAATATGATATTGGCGCAGGGCTTTGGTATCAATCGTCTAAATTGTATATTGGCGGGGGAATAAATAATTTGCTGCAATCAAAATATAGGTTTGAAGATAGTGCTCAGACTAGAACCAGTGGATTTGGTTTGTTTACAGCTCGCAATCATGCTTTTTTAACAGCCGGATATTACTTGGCGGTTTCACCAACGGTAACAATAGTGCCTACGGCTATTGTTAAATATGATTTAAATAAGCTATCAGTTGAAGCAGGAGGAAGGGCAGTTTTAAATGAAAAGTACTATGCAGGGGTTGGTTATCGCCACCAAGAAGCAGTTACAGCAATGGCCGGAATGTATTTAACCAGGAATAATGCTTTGCAGTTAGGATATGCGTTTGATTTAACTACTTTTAATCCAGAAGCTAAAGCTTTAACGTCGCACGAACTAATACTTTCTTATTCCATTTCAAGACCTGCAAATATTATAAAACCAATTATCAGGACTCCCCGGTATAGCTTCTAG
- the lipB gene encoding lipoyl(octanoyl) transferase LipB: protein MINKEVTFIPLGTIDYQEAWNYQEQLFAETIAIKTDNRKLAFQEQKITPNYLLFCQHPHVYTLGKSGQESHLLLNEQSLRQHQAQFYKINRGGDITYHGPGQLVAYPILDLDNFFTDIHKYLRLLEEAVILTLADYGILAGRIAGLTGVWLDFEEQQNPRKICALGVKCSRWVTMHGLALNVNTDLSYFNHIIPCGIPDKAVTSMQQELKRLVVLAEVEEKLLYHFEQLFGATCHILSHEARY, encoded by the coding sequence GTGATAAATAAAGAAGTTACTTTTATTCCCTTAGGTACCATCGATTACCAGGAAGCCTGGAATTACCAGGAACAGTTATTCGCCGAAACCATCGCGATTAAAACGGATAATCGTAAGTTGGCCTTTCAGGAACAAAAGATTACTCCTAATTATTTGCTCTTTTGTCAGCATCCGCACGTTTATACATTAGGTAAAAGCGGCCAGGAAAGCCATTTGCTTTTAAACGAGCAAAGTTTGCGGCAGCACCAGGCGCAGTTTTATAAAATTAACCGGGGTGGCGATATTACTTATCATGGTCCGGGCCAATTGGTAGCCTATCCTATTCTGGATTTAGATAATTTCTTTACGGATATTCATAAGTATCTCCGTTTGCTGGAGGAAGCAGTAATTTTAACTTTGGCGGACTATGGTATTCTGGCTGGCCGCATTGCTGGTTTAACTGGCGTATGGCTTGATTTTGAAGAACAGCAAAACCCTCGTAAAATTTGTGCTCTGGGTGTTAAGTGTAGCCGGTGGGTAACCATGCACGGGTTGGCGTTAAATGTAAACACCGATTTGTCTTATTTTAATCACATCATTCCTTGCGGTATTCCTGATAAAGCGGTTACTTCTATGCAGCAAGAATTAAAAAGACTGGTAGTGCTGGCAGAAGTAGAAGAAAAACTCTTGTACCATTTTGAACAACTTTTTGGAGCTACTTGCCATATATTGTCTCATGAAGCAAGATATTAA
- the porL gene encoding type IX secretion system motor protein PorL/GldL yields MSKAKGGNFLFDVVMPKVYGIGAAIVIVGALFKIQHWEGAGAMLTVGLLTEAIIFFLSAFQPQSHEVDWARVYPQLADDYTGPKAQITPSGPSITGDLDKMLRDANVTPASISTLGQGLNRLSETTSQMADLGDATIATKEYTTKVRTAAGSLEKINEAYATTVDAIKQMTSATSNTREYHEQVQNITKNLGALNAVYEMELQDANNHLKSMNRFYGNLTVAMQNLTDASKDTEQFKNEVGTLTKNLHSLNNVYGNMLNAMRS; encoded by the coding sequence ATGAGTAAAGCAAAAGGTGGCAATTTCCTATTCGATGTAGTAATGCCAAAAGTGTACGGTATCGGTGCTGCAATTGTAATTGTAGGAGCTCTTTTTAAAATTCAGCACTGGGAAGGTGCTGGGGCCATGCTTACCGTAGGTCTATTAACCGAGGCCATTATATTTTTTCTGAGTGCCTTTCAGCCACAGAGTCATGAAGTAGATTGGGCTCGCGTATATCCGCAATTAGCGGATGACTATACTGGTCCTAAAGCGCAAATCACTCCAAGTGGTCCATCCATTACCGGTGATTTAGATAAGATGTTACGTGATGCCAATGTAACACCAGCTAGCATTAGTACTTTAGGTCAGGGATTAAATCGCTTAAGCGAAACTACTTCGCAAATGGCCGATTTAGGTGATGCTACTATTGCTACAAAAGAGTATACCACAAAAGTAAGAACTGCCGCCGGATCTTTGGAAAAGATCAACGAAGCGTATGCAACTACTGTTGATGCTATCAAGCAAATGACGAGTGCTACTTCTAATACCCGCGAATACCATGAGCAGGTACAAAATATTACAAAGAACTTAGGCGCATTAAATGCTGTTTACGAAATGGAACTACAAGACGCAAACAATCATTTAAAGTCTATGAACCGGTTCTATGGTAACTTAACTGTAGCCATGCAGAATCTAACGGATGCTTCAAAAGATACTGAGCAGTTTAAAAATGAAGTGGGCACTTTAACTAAAAACCTACACTCTTTGAATAATGTGTATGGTAATATGCTAAATGCAATGCGCTCTTAA
- a CDS encoding MraY family glycosyltransferase, which yields MISLLLSFSWSFLIALFAVPSIIYVAHLKNILDQPNLRTVHESLTPRLGGLAVFAGFMSALTIFGDLSNGVQQLLAGCIILFFIGLKDDLVAISPFKKFAVQLLASGIVMVMADIRITSFQGIFGIHSLPIGTSFAFTFIMIVGITNAINLIDGLDGLAGTIVLIITSTFGWFFFMYNSNYAFVAVCLIGGILGFLRYNFHKATIFMGDTGSLLCGFIISVLAIQFIEMRVVNSSPTITLGILFVPLFDTVRVFIIRISKGISPFSPDKNHIHHRLLAMGFRQINTVLILAFINIAVIGYVVLFDEMGNLYLLGSLVLFSILLSFILGVYKAKAPARVSA from the coding sequence ATGATTTCATTATTACTCTCTTTTAGCTGGTCATTCTTAATTGCTCTTTTTGCAGTGCCTTCTATTATATATGTTGCCCATTTAAAAAATATACTAGATCAGCCCAATCTCCGGACAGTGCACGAGTCGTTAACTCCTCGTTTGGGTGGTTTGGCCGTTTTTGCCGGGTTTATGTCGGCGCTAACAATATTCGGCGATTTAAGTAACGGCGTGCAGCAATTATTAGCGGGGTGCATTATTCTTTTCTTTATCGGTTTAAAAGACGATCTGGTAGCAATTTCTCCTTTCAAGAAGTTTGCGGTACAACTACTGGCCAGTGGCATTGTAATGGTAATGGCCGATATACGCATTACCAGTTTTCAGGGTATTTTTGGCATTCACTCGTTGCCAATAGGTACCAGCTTTGCTTTTACTTTTATTATGATAGTAGGAATTACCAACGCTATTAATTTAATTGATGGTTTAGATGGTTTAGCGGGCACCATTGTTCTGATAATTACCAGTACTTTCGGGTGGTTCTTCTTTATGTACAACAGCAACTACGCCTTTGTAGCGGTTTGTTTAATCGGCGGTATTTTAGGTTTCTTAAGGTACAATTTTCATAAAGCCACCATATTTATGGGCGATACCGGTTCTTTATTATGCGGGTTTATTATTTCCGTATTAGCCATTCAGTTTATAGAAATGCGGGTTGTAAATTCATCGCCCACTATAACCTTAGGAATATTATTTGTACCCTTATTTGATACTGTCCGGGTATTTATTATACGAATTTCAAAAGGAATATCACCTTTTTCGCCGGACAAAAACCACATTCATCATCGGCTATTAGCGATGGGATTTCGTCAGATAAATACGGTACTTATTTTGGCTTTTATTAATATTGCGGTTATTGGCTATGTTGTTTTGTTCGACGAGATGGGCAATTTGTACTTGTTAGGTTCACTTGTACTATTTTCCATTCTGCTAAGTTTTATTTTAGGTGTATACAAAGCTAAAGCTCCGGCCCGAGTATCGGCTTAA
- a CDS encoding DUF4271 domain-containing protein, translating into MFQTVVGSLMVWLLLFAGKLQAQDGRNINLKNKNQITVDWLVFKPNYNRLTLYLPDYHGPVNALYQWVYIRPGQPFRINFTARQGLCIFIDNQLVFTADSVASYEVDLTKLITKPDAVRPHLLCIWHPLGQLNYQTFRNAVLTPQEAADIQVDIKPVSASLSIRPKNLPNQNVFILFLLLIGIIYGSLRTSYTSDFYSIFRLNTFLRSSALEEGFLAKPISSWSSILFVLAFSLSFALVIVAIHTNVQNNFIFNRLFLVSEADITSKIIFYTFLIFIFILVKYVFLRVMGVIFGLKPLVMTQYREFLRTTLFMGLFFPMIMLLYLVLNTANPQTVLLVSNIAVASILIFTVLRIFYTLNKKVSLRNLHLFSYICATEVIPLVILIKLIVFTY; encoded by the coding sequence TTGTTTCAAACTGTTGTAGGCAGTTTGATGGTATGGCTATTATTATTTGCTGGTAAGTTGCAGGCGCAAGATGGCCGGAATATAAACCTTAAAAATAAAAATCAGATAACGGTTGACTGGCTGGTGTTTAAACCTAATTACAATCGGCTCACCTTATATTTGCCCGATTATCATGGTCCTGTAAATGCCTTATACCAATGGGTATATATCCGCCCGGGTCAACCTTTTAGAATCAATTTTACCGCCCGGCAAGGATTATGTATTTTTATAGATAATCAACTTGTTTTTACTGCCGATTCGGTTGCGAGCTACGAGGTGGATCTAACCAAGTTAATAACTAAACCAGATGCTGTTCGCCCGCATTTATTATGTATCTGGCATCCTTTGGGGCAGTTAAACTATCAAACATTCCGGAATGCTGTATTAACACCCCAAGAAGCTGCCGATATTCAAGTTGATATAAAACCAGTTAGTGCCAGTTTAAGTATCCGGCCGAAAAATTTACCCAATCAAAATGTATTTATTTTGTTTCTACTGTTAATTGGTATAATATATGGAAGCCTTCGTACCAGCTATACCAGCGATTTTTACAGCATATTCCGGTTGAATACGTTTTTACGGAGTTCAGCCTTGGAAGAAGGTTTTTTGGCAAAGCCGATTAGTAGTTGGTCCAGCATTTTGTTTGTATTGGCTTTTTCTCTTTCTTTTGCCTTGGTTATTGTGGCTATTCATACCAATGTGCAAAATAACTTTATATTTAACCGTTTGTTTTTGGTTTCAGAAGCCGATATTACGTCCAAAATTATTTTTTATACTTTTTTAATTTTCATATTCATTCTTGTAAAGTATGTTTTTCTAAGAGTGATGGGCGTAATATTTGGTTTAAAACCCTTGGTAATGACTCAATACCGGGAGTTTTTAAGGACTACTTTATTCATGGGATTATTTTTCCCGATGATAATGTTATTGTATTTGGTATTAAATACAGCTAATCCACAAACGGTATTGTTAGTTTCAAATATAGCTGTGGCAAGTATTCTGATTTTTACAGTTTTAAGAATATTTTATACACTAAATAAAAAAGTCTCGCTTCGTAATCTTCATTTGTTTTCGTACATTTGCGCCACGGAAGTAATCCCCCTTGTTATACTTATTAAGTTAATAGTATTTACTTATTAA
- the porK gene encoding T9SS ring complex lipoprotein PorK/GldK — MNKFLKLSFIAVSVIVLGGCGMRGGPEGDVIGAQDRPEFNPQEVPYGMVPCPGGTFHMGQTDQDIAATMSNLNKQVTIRGFYMDETEITNNEYREFMNAIREDSLDILGEEYVMTRLYPDTTVWMRDFTYSMGDPMMQYYYTHPAFDNYPVVGVDWNAARYFSDWRTKRKNAFLVEDGQAAMPDFRLPSEAEWEYAARGGRDMVTYPWGGPYLRNAKGCMLANFKPGRGDYYSDGYSYTGPVGQYFPNDFGLYDMAGNVSEWCADAYYDAAVPVVWDLNPVYNNDNEPRKVVRGGSWKDVAYFLETGTRNFEFEDSARSYIGFRNSMIMLGDRQRSR, encoded by the coding sequence ATGAATAAATTTCTAAAATTGTCTTTTATTGCTGTATCAGTAATAGTTTTAGGCGGCTGCGGTATGCGTGGTGGACCTGAAGGAGACGTGATAGGTGCACAAGACCGGCCAGAATTTAACCCGCAAGAAGTTCCTTACGGGATGGTACCTTGCCCTGGCGGAACTTTCCACATGGGACAGACTGATCAGGATATAGCAGCCACTATGTCTAACTTGAATAAGCAAGTTACTATTAGGGGCTTTTATATGGATGAAACCGAAATTACCAATAATGAATACCGGGAGTTTATGAATGCTATCCGGGAAGATTCGTTAGATATACTCGGTGAAGAATATGTGATGACACGCTTATATCCGGATACAACAGTTTGGATGCGAGATTTTACCTATTCTATGGGTGATCCCATGATGCAATATTATTATACGCACCCGGCATTTGATAATTATCCTGTAGTAGGTGTAGATTGGAATGCGGCAAGATATTTTTCAGACTGGCGTACTAAACGTAAAAATGCTTTTCTGGTGGAAGATGGTCAAGCTGCTATGCCAGATTTCCGGTTGCCCTCTGAAGCAGAGTGGGAATATGCTGCCCGGGGTGGCCGTGATATGGTTACTTATCCTTGGGGTGGTCCTTACTTGCGTAATGCTAAAGGTTGTATGTTAGCTAATTTCAAACCTGGACGGGGTGATTACTACAGCGATGGTTATTCTTATACTGGACCGGTAGGTCAATACTTTCCGAACGATTTTGGATTATATGATATGGCAGGTAATGTATCGGAGTGGTGTGCCGATGCTTATTACGATGCGGCAGTACCGGTAGTTTGGGATTTGAATCCAGTTTATAATAATGATAACGAACCAAGAAAGGTAGTAAGAGGCGGTTCCTGGAAAGATGTGGCATATTTTTTGGAAACAGGTACTCGGAACTTTGAATTTGAAGATTCAGCTCGCTCTTACATTGGGTTCCGCAATTCTATGATCATGTTAGGTGATCGCCAACGCTCAAGATAG